A DNA window from Acropora palmata chromosome 12, jaAcrPala1.3, whole genome shotgun sequence contains the following coding sequences:
- the LOC141860262 gene encoding uncharacterized protein LOC141860262 isoform X1, with the protein MALPGNWKMDDQNGKETDFDIGRIDFHSPTNLRKFSEHLQKNLNVATAKDEWAEQANIHRNLGVMYKSQGDFQKAIEHHEKHLEIAREIGDQTGEGKACGNLGIAYRSLGDFGKAIEYHEKGLKIAIDIGDRASEGKAYGSLGIAYSSLSNFQEATEYHEKDLKIALEIGDRAGEGRAYGNIGNAYHSMGDFQKAIEYHEKHLKIALEISDKAGEGGAYGNLGSARRSLGNFREAIECHEKCLKIEIEIGNRSGEGKACGNLGNAYQSLGNFQKAIAYHEKHLSIARQIDDRAGEGEAYGNLGVAYRSIGDFHKAIEYNEKHLKTAIEIGNRVGEGGAYGNLGNAYDSMGDFRKAIEYHEKHLNIAQEIRNRAREGAAYGSLGNAYFSLGDFRKAIEYHEKHLSIAIETRDRASEGIACGNIGIAYDALGDFQKALEYHEKHVNIAREIGDRASEGKACGNIGIAYCSLGYFPRAIEYHEKHLKIAREIGDRAGEGAAYGNLGNAYHSLGDFRKTIECHKEHIKIAKEIDDRAGEGNAYGNLGNAYRSLGDLEKAIEYHGRRLKIAIEIGDRAGQGKAYGNLANAYHSLGAFRKATECYERDLTVAVEIGDRAGEGKAYHNIGYGYFSLGQFEKAVDNFVSAVEVFHTLRSLLKSKDGWKINFRELYETTYTGLWRSLLKIGKIEEALFAADQGRAQTLSDNLYIQYNFAPPLSATTFYSKVRISRLLAEISTSILFLAIEGLTINIWFLRREKKIAFRRGRLEGDRRDEDPICALLETAFKHIEAEVNVRCEDRSFGEHENEHPSIPEKQGENVGSLPIPHSENPFRPFYDAVIGPVVDLLEPQDEELVIVSDGALCFTPWAAVIESTRTRTIPSLTSYQLILSVPESHHKNTGALLVGNPCLDQLKKPELDLPCAQEEVEMIAAILNTRPLTGRQATKAEVMKRMSSVSLIHIAAHGNKRTGEIALSPNPGWTSNFPQRKDYILKMSDVQATNLRARLVVLSCCHSGRGRILKGEGVVGIARAFLAAGARSVLVTLWAIDDEATMVFMKSFYQHLKKGKTTSAAVQQSMKSLRESEEHSEIRYWAPFQLIGDDVRIEFEADDHIK; encoded by the coding sequence cCTGGCAATTGGAAAATGGATGACCAGAACGGAAAAGAAACAGACTTTGACATTGGCAGAATAGATTTTCACTCACCAACTAACTTACGAAAATTTTCTGAGCATCTCCAAAAGAACTTGAACGTTGCCACAGCAAAAGATGAATGGGCCGAACAAGCAAACATTCATAGAAATCTAGGTGTTATGTACAAATCGCAGGGTGActttcaaaaagccattgagcatcatgaaaaacatctaGAAATCGCAAGAGAAATCGGAGATCAGACCGGAGAAGGAAAAGCCTGCGGAAATCTCGGCATTGCATACCgttcactgggtgacttcgGAAAGGCGAtagagtatcatgaaaaaggcttgaaaattgcaatagacatcggtgatcgggccagTGAGGGAAAAGCGTACGGAagtctcggtattgcttacagTTCACTCAGTAACTTCCAAGAGGCCACAGAGTATCacgaaaaagatttgaaaattgcattagaaatcggtgatcgggccggagaaggaagagcctatgggaatatcggtaatgcttaccactCAATGGGTGACttccaaaaagccattgaatatcatgaaaaacatttgaaaattgcattgGAAATCAGTGATAAGGcaggagaaggaggagcttatggaaatctcggtagtgCTCGCCGCTCATTGGGTAACTTCCGAGAAGCCATTGAGTGtcatgaaaaatgtttaaaaattgaaatagaaATCGGGAATCGATCCGGAGAAGGAAAAGCctgtggaaatctcggtaatgcttaccagtcactgggtaacttccaaaaagccattgcgtatcatgaaaaacatttgagcATTGCAAGACAGATAgatgatcgggctggagaaggagaagcctatggaaatctcggtgttGCTTACCGGTCAATAGGTGACTTCCacaaagccattgagtataatgaaaaacatttaaaaactgcaatagaaattgggAATCGAgtcggagaaggaggagcctatggaaatctagGCAATGCTTATGATTCaatgggtgacttccgaaaagctattgagtatcatgaaaaacatttgaacatTGCGCAAGAAATCAGGAATCGAGCCAGAGagggagcagcctatggaagtctcggtaatgcttacttCTCACtaggtgacttccgaaaagccattgagtatcatgaaaaacatttaagcaTTGCAATAGAAACCCGTGATCGGGCCAGTGAAGGAATAGCCTGTGGAAATATCGGAATTGCTTACGATGCTCTGGGTGACTTCCAAAAAGCCcttgaatatcatgaaaaacatgtaAATATTGCAagagaaatcggtgatcgggccagTGAAGGAAAAGCCTGTGGAAATATTGGTATTGCATACTGCTCACTGGGTTACTTTCCAagagccattgagtatcatgaaaaacatttaaaaattgcaagagaaatcggtgatcgggccggagaaggagcagcctatggaaatctcggtaatgcttaccactcactgggtgacttccgaaaaacCATTGAGTGTCATAAGGAACatattaaaattgcaaaggaaatcgatgatcgggccggagaaggaaacgcctatggaaatctcggtaatgcttaccgtTCATTGGGCGACCTCGAaaaggccattgagtatcatggaAGACgattaaaaattgcaatagaaatcggtgatcgggccggacaaggaaaagcctatggaaatcttgctAATGCCTATCACTCACTGGGTGCCTTTCGGAAAGCGACCGAGTGTTATGAGAGAGACTTAACAGTTGCAGTAGAAATCGGTGACCGGGCTGGAGAAGGGAAGGCATACCATAATATTGGTTATGGATACTTTTCTCTTGGACAATTTGAAAAAGCGGTggataattttgtttctgcaGTGGAGGTCTTTCATACTTTGAGATCTCTCTTGAAGTCTAAAGATGgttggaaaataaattttcgtGAGCTTTACGAGACGACGTACACTGGCTTATGGAGGTCGTTACTTAAAATTGGAAAGATCGAGGAGGCTTTGTTTGCCGCTGATCAAGGACGAGCGCAAACTTTGTCTGACAATTTGTATATTCAATATAATTTTGCCCCACCCCTTTCAGCTACCACATTTTACTCCAAAGTGAGAATATCTCGCCTCTTAGCAGAGATTTCTACATCAATTCTTTTTCTAGCAATTGAAGGACTTACAATCAACATCTGGTTTCTGAGgagggaaaagaaaattgcatttCGACGAGGGAGGCTGGAGGGCGATAGACGAGACGAAGATCCAATTTGTGCCTTACTAGAGACAGCCTTCAAACATATTGAAGCTGAAGTCAATGTAAGATGCGAAGATCGCTCATTTGGGGAACACGAGAACGAACACCCGTCAATCCCGGAAAAGCAGGGTGAGAATGTGGGAAGCCTACCAATACCGCATTCAGAGAATCCTTTTAGGCCATTCTATGATGCAGTTATCGGACCAGTTGTTGACTTGCTTGAACCTCAAGACGAAgagttggtcattgtttcTGATGGTGCGCTGTGCTTTACTCCATGGGCCGCAGTTATTGAATCGACCAGGACTCGCACGATCCCCTCTCTGacaagttatcaattgatcttaaGTGTACCCGAAAGCCATCACAAGAACACAGGGGCGCTTTTGGTCGGGAATCCGTGCTTAGACCAGTTGAAGAAACCAGAACTAGACTTACCATGTGCTCAAGAGGAAGTAGAAATGATTGCTGCAATTCTCAACACCAGACCTTTAACAGGGAGACaagcaacaaaagctgaagtgatgaaGCGAATGTCATCAGTTAGTTTAATTCACATTGCTGCCCACGGAAATAAGCGCACTGGAGAAATTGCCTTGTCTCCAAACCCTGGATGGACTTCAAACTTCCCTCAAAGAAAGgattacattttaaaaatgtccgATGTGCAGGCTACCAAtcttcgagctcgtcttgTGGTGTTAAGctgctgtcacagtggacgaggTAGAATCTTGAAGGGTGAGGGTGTCGTCggtatcgcacgtgccttcttggcagctggtgctcgttctgtgcTGGTGACCCTATGGGCAATAGATGACGAGGCTACCAtggtgttcatgaaaagtttctaccaacacctaaagaaaggaaaaaccaCCAGTGCTGCTGTTCAGCAATCAATGAAATCGCTTCGTGAATCTGAGGAGCATTCTGAGATAAGGTactgggctccattccaacttatcggagatgacGTCAGGATAGAATTCGAGGCGGATGATCACATCAAATAA
- the LOC141860262 gene encoding uncharacterized protein LOC141860262 isoform X2 has translation MDDQNGKETDFDIGRIDFHSPTNLRKFSEHLQKNLNVATAKDEWAEQANIHRNLGVMYKSQGDFQKAIEHHEKHLEIAREIGDQTGEGKACGNLGIAYRSLGDFGKAIEYHEKGLKIAIDIGDRASEGKAYGSLGIAYSSLSNFQEATEYHEKDLKIALEIGDRAGEGRAYGNIGNAYHSMGDFQKAIEYHEKHLKIALEISDKAGEGGAYGNLGSARRSLGNFREAIECHEKCLKIEIEIGNRSGEGKACGNLGNAYQSLGNFQKAIAYHEKHLSIARQIDDRAGEGEAYGNLGVAYRSIGDFHKAIEYNEKHLKTAIEIGNRVGEGGAYGNLGNAYDSMGDFRKAIEYHEKHLNIAQEIRNRAREGAAYGSLGNAYFSLGDFRKAIEYHEKHLSIAIETRDRASEGIACGNIGIAYDALGDFQKALEYHEKHVNIAREIGDRASEGKACGNIGIAYCSLGYFPRAIEYHEKHLKIAREIGDRAGEGAAYGNLGNAYHSLGDFRKTIECHKEHIKIAKEIDDRAGEGNAYGNLGNAYRSLGDLEKAIEYHGRRLKIAIEIGDRAGQGKAYGNLANAYHSLGAFRKATECYERDLTVAVEIGDRAGEGKAYHNIGYGYFSLGQFEKAVDNFVSAVEVFHTLRSLLKSKDGWKINFRELYETTYTGLWRSLLKIGKIEEALFAADQGRAQTLSDNLYIQYNFAPPLSATTFYSKVRISRLLAEISTSILFLAIEGLTINIWFLRREKKIAFRRGRLEGDRRDEDPICALLETAFKHIEAEVNVRCEDRSFGEHENEHPSIPEKQGENVGSLPIPHSENPFRPFYDAVIGPVVDLLEPQDEELVIVSDGALCFTPWAAVIESTRTRTIPSLTSYQLILSVPESHHKNTGALLVGNPCLDQLKKPELDLPCAQEEVEMIAAILNTRPLTGRQATKAEVMKRMSSVSLIHIAAHGNKRTGEIALSPNPGWTSNFPQRKDYILKMSDVQATNLRARLVVLSCCHSGRGRILKGEGVVGIARAFLAAGARSVLVTLWAIDDEATMVFMKSFYQHLKKGKTTSAAVQQSMKSLRESEEHSEIRYWAPFQLIGDDVRIEFEADDHIK, from the coding sequence ATGGATGACCAGAACGGAAAAGAAACAGACTTTGACATTGGCAGAATAGATTTTCACTCACCAACTAACTTACGAAAATTTTCTGAGCATCTCCAAAAGAACTTGAACGTTGCCACAGCAAAAGATGAATGGGCCGAACAAGCAAACATTCATAGAAATCTAGGTGTTATGTACAAATCGCAGGGTGActttcaaaaagccattgagcatcatgaaaaacatctaGAAATCGCAAGAGAAATCGGAGATCAGACCGGAGAAGGAAAAGCCTGCGGAAATCTCGGCATTGCATACCgttcactgggtgacttcgGAAAGGCGAtagagtatcatgaaaaaggcttgaaaattgcaatagacatcggtgatcgggccagTGAGGGAAAAGCGTACGGAagtctcggtattgcttacagTTCACTCAGTAACTTCCAAGAGGCCACAGAGTATCacgaaaaagatttgaaaattgcattagaaatcggtgatcgggccggagaaggaagagcctatgggaatatcggtaatgcttaccactCAATGGGTGACttccaaaaagccattgaatatcatgaaaaacatttgaaaattgcattgGAAATCAGTGATAAGGcaggagaaggaggagcttatggaaatctcggtagtgCTCGCCGCTCATTGGGTAACTTCCGAGAAGCCATTGAGTGtcatgaaaaatgtttaaaaattgaaatagaaATCGGGAATCGATCCGGAGAAGGAAAAGCctgtggaaatctcggtaatgcttaccagtcactgggtaacttccaaaaagccattgcgtatcatgaaaaacatttgagcATTGCAAGACAGATAgatgatcgggctggagaaggagaagcctatggaaatctcggtgttGCTTACCGGTCAATAGGTGACTTCCacaaagccattgagtataatgaaaaacatttaaaaactgcaatagaaattgggAATCGAgtcggagaaggaggagcctatggaaatctagGCAATGCTTATGATTCaatgggtgacttccgaaaagctattgagtatcatgaaaaacatttgaacatTGCGCAAGAAATCAGGAATCGAGCCAGAGagggagcagcctatggaagtctcggtaatgcttacttCTCACtaggtgacttccgaaaagccattgagtatcatgaaaaacatttaagcaTTGCAATAGAAACCCGTGATCGGGCCAGTGAAGGAATAGCCTGTGGAAATATCGGAATTGCTTACGATGCTCTGGGTGACTTCCAAAAAGCCcttgaatatcatgaaaaacatgtaAATATTGCAagagaaatcggtgatcgggccagTGAAGGAAAAGCCTGTGGAAATATTGGTATTGCATACTGCTCACTGGGTTACTTTCCAagagccattgagtatcatgaaaaacatttaaaaattgcaagagaaatcggtgatcgggccggagaaggagcagcctatggaaatctcggtaatgcttaccactcactgggtgacttccgaaaaacCATTGAGTGTCATAAGGAACatattaaaattgcaaaggaaatcgatgatcgggccggagaaggaaacgcctatggaaatctcggtaatgcttaccgtTCATTGGGCGACCTCGAaaaggccattgagtatcatggaAGACgattaaaaattgcaatagaaatcggtgatcgggccggacaaggaaaagcctatggaaatcttgctAATGCCTATCACTCACTGGGTGCCTTTCGGAAAGCGACCGAGTGTTATGAGAGAGACTTAACAGTTGCAGTAGAAATCGGTGACCGGGCTGGAGAAGGGAAGGCATACCATAATATTGGTTATGGATACTTTTCTCTTGGACAATTTGAAAAAGCGGTggataattttgtttctgcaGTGGAGGTCTTTCATACTTTGAGATCTCTCTTGAAGTCTAAAGATGgttggaaaataaattttcgtGAGCTTTACGAGACGACGTACACTGGCTTATGGAGGTCGTTACTTAAAATTGGAAAGATCGAGGAGGCTTTGTTTGCCGCTGATCAAGGACGAGCGCAAACTTTGTCTGACAATTTGTATATTCAATATAATTTTGCCCCACCCCTTTCAGCTACCACATTTTACTCCAAAGTGAGAATATCTCGCCTCTTAGCAGAGATTTCTACATCAATTCTTTTTCTAGCAATTGAAGGACTTACAATCAACATCTGGTTTCTGAGgagggaaaagaaaattgcatttCGACGAGGGAGGCTGGAGGGCGATAGACGAGACGAAGATCCAATTTGTGCCTTACTAGAGACAGCCTTCAAACATATTGAAGCTGAAGTCAATGTAAGATGCGAAGATCGCTCATTTGGGGAACACGAGAACGAACACCCGTCAATCCCGGAAAAGCAGGGTGAGAATGTGGGAAGCCTACCAATACCGCATTCAGAGAATCCTTTTAGGCCATTCTATGATGCAGTTATCGGACCAGTTGTTGACTTGCTTGAACCTCAAGACGAAgagttggtcattgtttcTGATGGTGCGCTGTGCTTTACTCCATGGGCCGCAGTTATTGAATCGACCAGGACTCGCACGATCCCCTCTCTGacaagttatcaattgatcttaaGTGTACCCGAAAGCCATCACAAGAACACAGGGGCGCTTTTGGTCGGGAATCCGTGCTTAGACCAGTTGAAGAAACCAGAACTAGACTTACCATGTGCTCAAGAGGAAGTAGAAATGATTGCTGCAATTCTCAACACCAGACCTTTAACAGGGAGACaagcaacaaaagctgaagtgatgaaGCGAATGTCATCAGTTAGTTTAATTCACATTGCTGCCCACGGAAATAAGCGCACTGGAGAAATTGCCTTGTCTCCAAACCCTGGATGGACTTCAAACTTCCCTCAAAGAAAGgattacattttaaaaatgtccgATGTGCAGGCTACCAAtcttcgagctcgtcttgTGGTGTTAAGctgctgtcacagtggacgaggTAGAATCTTGAAGGGTGAGGGTGTCGTCggtatcgcacgtgccttcttggcagctggtgctcgttctgtgcTGGTGACCCTATGGGCAATAGATGACGAGGCTACCAtggtgttcatgaaaagtttctaccaacacctaaagaaaggaaaaaccaCCAGTGCTGCTGTTCAGCAATCAATGAAATCGCTTCGTGAATCTGAGGAGCATTCTGAGATAAGGTactgggctccattccaacttatcggagatgacGTCAGGATAGAATTCGAGGCGGATGATCACATCAAATAA